The DNA sequence GGGTGGCAAGATAATCCATCACCATCCCCGGCAATGCGCTGAGCGCTCCGACTTCGTGCGCCGCGCCGACCGCAATCGCTTCGCGCGGCATGCCGAACACGACGCAGGACGCTTCGTCCTGCGCGAAATTGTAGGCGCCCGCGTTTTTCATCTCCAGCATGCCGGCCGCGCCATCCTTGCCCATGCCGGTCAGGATCACGCCCACCGCGTTCTTGCCGGCGCAGCGTGCGGCTGACGAAAACAGCACGTCGACCGACGGACGATGCCGATTGACCGGCGGCCCCTGGTCGAGCTGCGTCACGTAGTTCGCACCGCTGCGTGCCAGCAGCAGATGCGAATGTCCCGGCGCGATGAATGCGTGACCGGGCAGCACGCGCTCGCCGCCGGCGGCTTCCTGCACCGTGATCTTGCACAGGCTGTCCAAGCGCTTTGCGAACGAGCGGGTGAACCCTTCAGGCATGTGCTGCGTGATCAGTATCCCCGGGCAGTCGGACGGCATCTGCATCAGGAATTCCTTGATCGCTTCGGTGCCGCCGGTGGACGCGCCGATGATGATGAGCTTCTCGCTACTGGTGAGCGGATTGCGGATCAGCGGCAGCTCCGTTCCGGCCACCTTGTTCGTGTCGGCATGAACGATGGTGCGCGGCTTGACGCGCGCCTTGGCCGCGGCCCGGATCTTGTCGGCGATCAGTTCGGTGTATTCGAGCATGCCGCTCTGGATCGACAGCTTGGGCTTGGTCACGAAATCGACCGCCCCCAGCTCCAGCGCGCGCAGGGTGATTTCCGATCCGCGCTCGGTCAGCGAGGAGACCATCACGACCGGCATCGGGCGCAGGCGCATCAGCTTTTCGAGAAAGTCCAGCCCGTCCATGCGCGGCATTTCCACATCCAGCGTCAGCACGTCTGGATTGGTCTGCTTGATCAGATCGCGCGCGACGATCGGATCGGGCGCCACGCCGACCACTTCCATGTCCGGCTGGCTGCCGATGATTTCCTTCATGACGCTGCGGATCAGGGCCGAGTCGTCGACGATCAACACTTTCGTTTTCATGATGCGTGCTTTCCGGGATGTGCTCTGTAAGCCGATATCGACTCAACCGAACAGTTCGACGTCGCCAGACACAGGAGTCGTCTGGAGGCGGCTGGCGTAGTCCTGCTCCCGATTTACCAATGTATTGTTGTTCAGCTGCTTGAGTTTCTTGACCAGCACTTTACCGCTGCGCGGGAAAAAATACACCTTGCGCGGATAGATGTCGTTCAGGTCTTCGGCCACGATGCGGATATTCTCGGCGCGCAGATAACCACGCACGAACTGGGCGTTGCGCTCGCCGACATTGATCGCGATGAATCCGCGCAGGACGTTGCCGCCCCCGAACACCTTGGCTTCCAGGTTTTCCCTGCGGGCGCCTGCTTTCAGCAGATCGTTGATCAACACTTCCATCGCGTAGGTGCCGTAGCGCATCGACGCCGATACCGGGCTGTCGGCGTCTCCGCCGCCATCCGGCAGCATGAAATGATTCATCCCCCCGATGCCGGTGACGCGGTCGCGGATGCAGGCCGACACGCAGGAACCGAGCACGGTGACGATCATCATGTCCTTGCAGGTGTAGTAATACTCGCCCGGCAAAATCTTCGCCGCGTCGCAGTCAAAGGTCCGGTCGTAATAGACGTTCGTCGCAAAATGTTCTTCGATTGCGTAGCTCATAATTCTTTCTCAAGCCGGCGCGGCGGCGTCTGGCGCCCGGCCGCGCGATGCGGGTCCAACTCGTACACGGTTTTGCCGCGCAGCTTGAACGCATCGGATACATACAGAAAATTTTCGGAGTGCCCCGCAAACAGCAGCGCGTCCGGCTTCATCAGCGGCACGAAGCGCGACAGGATTTTACTTTGCGTGGGCTTGTCGAAATAGATCATCACGTTGCGGCAGAAGATCGCATCGAACTGGCCTGAAATCGGCCAGCTGTCGGCCAGCAGGTTCAATTGCTTGAACGTCACCATCTCGCGCAGTTCCGACCGCACCCGCACCAGCCCATCCTGCTGGCCCTTCCCCTTCAGGAAAAAGCGCCGGGCGCGATCCGGCTCCATCTTGTCGAGCCGGTCGAGGGCGTAGATGCCCGCGGAAGCCGTGTTGAGCACGTTGGTGTCGATGTCGGTGGCGATGATATGCGCCTGCGGCGCCATCGTGCCCAGCGCCTCGCACAGCGTCATTGCGATCGAATACGGCTCTTCGCCGGTGGAACTGGCGCAACACCAGATCGAAATCGGTTCCTTCCTGCCGCGTACATGGTCTGCAAGAATCGGAAAGTGATGCGCTTCGCGGAAAAAGCTGGTCAGGTTGGTCGTGAGCGCATTGGTGAATGCCTCCCACTCGCTGTCGTCGCCCTTGTTCTCCAGCGCATCGAGATAAGCCTGAAAGGAACGGATGCCGGTGGCGCGCAAGCGGCGCGCCAGGCGGCTGTAAACCATCTCCTGCTTGCTTTCGGCGAGCGCAATACCGGCCCGTTTATAAATCAGGTCCCTGACCCGGTCAAAGTCGCGAGCGGTGAACTCGAACTCCTTGGCGGCATCTGACTTGATTGGTCTCACTGAATTCATCTCGCCGAACTACTTTCCCTGTTTCGCACTGCCGGCAGTCGCCCGGATGCAATCCGGCGCCGCCTCCCTGTCCAGATCGGACCATGTCCCGAATTATGATTGTCCGGAACATGACATCATCAAAAGAAAAGAGCCGCATTACCCTGCCTGTTAGGAAAAAGACGGGCGTTTTCCACTTTTTGGCGCAATACGATGCCCGAAAGCGGAAGGTTCGGTGCATCCCACGGCGGCCCTACCGTCCTGCTCACGTACGCATATTACCTTAAGGCAATCAAATAAAGGTGCCTGTACACGCCGTCTGGCCCAACGCGACATAGCCGCCAAGCTCAGAATTCCTCCCAATCGTCGCCGCCGGTGCGGCTGACACGGCTAGCGGACGGCAGCCTGGCCGTGCCAGCCGCAAGCGGCCGCGGCGTGGCAGCGGTCTCCCGGCCTGGCCGCGGCGCACGGAGTGCGGCCGGGGCGGCAGGCTGAACCTGGATTGCCGGCTGTCCGACGGCCCCGGCCAGCTTGAACACGGCCACGGCCTGGCTCAGCTTGACGGCCTGATCCTGCATGCTTTCCGCCGCCGCCGCCGCTTCCTCCACCAGCGCCGCATTCTGCTGCGTCAATGCATCCATTTGCGTGACCGCCTGATTGACCTGCTCGATGCCGCTGCTCTGTTCCGCGCTCGCCGCCGCAATCTCGCTCATGATGTCGGCCACGCGCTTGACCGAGGTGACGATTTCATCCATGGTCTTGCCCGCCTCGTCGACCAGCCTGCCGCCGGCATCGACCTTTTCCACCGAATCGCCGATCAATGCCTTGATTTCCTTGGCCGCTCCCGCCGAGCGCTGCGCCAGGTTGCGCACTTCGGCGGCCACCACCGCGAAGCCGCGTCCCTGCTCGCCGGCGCGCGCCGCTTCCACCGCCGCGTTCAACGCCAGGATGTTGGTCTGGAACGCGATGCCGTCGATCACGCCGATGATGTCGACGATCTTGCGCGAGCTTTCCTTGATCGATCCCATGGTTTCCACCACTTGCCCGACCACATGGCCGCCCTTGAGCGCATGGTCGGAAGCGGACACCACCAGCTGGTTGGCCTGGCGCGCGTTTTCCGCGTTCTGCCGCACGGTCGAGGTCAATTCCTCCATCGAGGACGCCGTTTCCTCCAGCGAACTGGCCTGCGACTCGGTGCGCGCCGACAGGTCGGCATTGCCGCTGGCAATCTCGCGCGATGCCACGCCGATCGTGTCCGTGCCCTGCTTGATGTTCTTCACGGTATTGATCAGGTTTTCCTGCATCACCTTGAGTGAGTTGACGAGTCGCCCAGCTTCGTCACGCGACCGAACCTCGATAGCCGTCGTCAAGTCGCCGTTGGCAATCGAGTCGGCGATAAGGCCGGCGCTTTGCAGCGGTCCGGTAATGGTACGCGTGATGAAGAACGCGATGAATGCGCCGACGACAAGGGTGATGCTGCCGATAGCCAGCATCACCGTCTGCGTCACCAGGTAACTGTGCTGTGCCGCCTCTATTGTTTCCTTCATTTCCTTCTGCTGGTATTCCGCCAGGGCGACGAGGCTGGCGATCCACTTGTCATGCGCGGGCTGAAAATCCGACTTGAGCATGGCCGAGGCATCGAAAAAATTACCGCCCACTACCAGCGACTTGATCTTGTCGATGATCGGCATGGTCGCCTGCTTGTTTTCAACGGCGGTGGCCAGCAAGGTTTTGGCTTGTCCGGAGGTCGTGAATTTTTTCAAAGCCTCTTCCGACTTGGCATAAGTCGCCAGAATCGCTTCAAGCCGCTTGCCCTCGCGCTCGCCCTCGCTGGCGTCGGTTGGAGTGGCGATCCTGCGCAACGCCAGCGCGAGCGACCATCCCGACTCGCGCATTTCCATCGCATTGGTGAGATTGCCGACGTTTTTCTGGACGATCTGTTCCGCGCTTGCCTGCAGATCGCCCATGCGCCATAGCCCCAGCGCGAGCAGCGCGCTCGCGCAGAACAGGACAAGACCGAATCCCAGCGCAAGGCGCTTGCCGATGTTGAGGTCGGAAATCTTGAACATGATGCTTTCCTTTATCCTGGAAGAGATGGAAATGCCGGATGGCCAATCAAACCGCGCCTAAAACTCTTCCCAATCGTCGCCGTTGCCGCTCATAGCGGCAGGCGACGGCTTGATGGCGGGCGAAGACACTGTGCGGGAGAGAGTCGGCCTCACATTCGCGGCTGGCGTCGGCAATGCCGTCGCAGGCACGGCCGCCGGTTGAAGCGCCGACGCTGTAGGCATGGCGTTGCGCAGCTTGAACACGGCCACGGCCTGGCTCAGCTTGACGGCCTGGTCCTGCATGCTTTCCGCCGCCGCCGCCGCTTCCTCCACCAGCGCCGCATTCTGCTGCGTCAATGCATCCATTTGCGTGACCGCCTGATTGACCTGCTCGATACCGCTGCTCTGTTCCGCGCTCGCCGCCGCAATCTCGCTCATGATGTCGGCCACGCGCTTGACCGAGGTGACGATTTCATCCATGGTCTTGCCCGCCTCGTCGACCAGCTTGCCGCCGGCATCGACCTTTTCCACCGAATCGCCGATCAATGCCTTGATTTCCTTGGCCGCTCCCGCCGAACGCTGCGCCAGGTTGCGCACTTCGGCGGCCACCACCGCGAAGCCGCGTCCCTGCTCGCCGGCGCGCGCCGCTTCCACCGCCGCGTTCAGCGCCAGGATGTTGGTCTGGAACGCGATGCCGTCGATCACGCCGATGATGTCGACGATCTTGCGCGAGCTTTCCTTGATCGATCCCATGGTTTCCACCACTTGCCCGACCACATGGCCGCCCTTGAGCGCATGGTCGGAAGCGGACACCACCAGCTGGTTGGCCTGGCGCGCGTTTTCCGCGTTCTGCCGCACGGTCGAAGTCAATTCCTCCATCGAGGACGCCGTTTCCTCCAGCGAACTGGCCTGCGACTCGGTGCGCGCCGACAGGTCGGCGTTGCCGCTGGCAATCTCGCGCGATGCCACGCCGATCGTTTCGGTGCCCTGCCGCACCTGGCCGATGGTGTTGACCAGACTGTCGTTCATGTCTTTCAGCGCCTGCAGCAACTGTCCGGTCTCGTCCGACGAACGCACCTCGATCTGCTGCGAGAGATCGCCCGCCGCGACACTCCTGGCGACGCGCACCGCTTCGTTGAGCGGGACCGAAATCGCGCGGATCAGCCACGCTCCGACGAATCCGGCCATCGCCAGCCCG is a window from the Noviherbaspirillum sp. UKPF54 genome containing:
- a CDS encoding chemotaxis response regulator protein-glutamate methylesterase: MKTKVLIVDDSALIRSVMKEIIGSQPDMEVVGVAPDPIVARDLIKQTNPDVLTLDVEMPRMDGLDFLEKLMRLRPMPVVMVSSLTERGSEITLRALELGAVDFVTKPKLSIQSGMLEYTELIADKIRAAAKARVKPRTIVHADTNKVAGTELPLIRNPLTSSEKLIIIGASTGGTEAIKEFLMQMPSDCPGILITQHMPEGFTRSFAKRLDSLCKITVQEAAGGERVLPGHAFIAPGHSHLLLARSGANYVTQLDQGPPVNRHRPSVDVLFSSAARCAGKNAVGVILTGMGKDGAAGMLEMKNAGAYNFAQDEASCVVFGMPREAIAVGAAHEVGALSALPGMVMDYLATHSSRALRV
- a CDS encoding methyl-accepting chemotaxis protein translates to MFKISDLNIGKRLALGFGLVLFCASALLALGLWRMGDLQASAEQIVQKNVGNLTNAMEMRESGWSLALALRRIATPTDASEGEREGKRLEAILATYAKSEEALKKFTTSGQAKTLLATAVENKQATMPIIDKIKSLVVGGNFFDASAMLKSDFQPAHDKWIASLVALAEYQQKEMKETIEAAQHSYLVTQTVMLAIGSITLVVGAFIAFFITRTITGPLQSAGLIADSIANGDLTTAIEVRSRDEAGRLVNSLKVMQENLINTVKNIKQGTDTIGVASREIASGNADLSARTESQASSLEETASSMEELTSTVRQNAENARQANQLVVSASDHALKGGHVVGQVVETMGSIKESSRKIVDIIGVIDGIAFQTNILALNAAVEAARAGEQGRGFAVVAAEVRNLAQRSAGAAKEIKALIGDSVEKVDAGGRLVDEAGKTMDEIVTSVKRVADIMSEIAAASAEQSSGIEQVNQAVTQMDALTQQNAALVEEAAAAAESMQDQAVKLSQAVAVFKLAGAVGQPAIQVQPAAPAALRAPRPGRETAATPRPLAAGTARLPSASRVSRTGGDDWEEF
- the cheD gene encoding chemoreceptor glutamine deamidase CheD, translated to MSYAIEEHFATNVYYDRTFDCDAAKILPGEYYYTCKDMMIVTVLGSCVSACIRDRVTGIGGMNHFMLPDGGGDADSPVSASMRYGTYAMEVLINDLLKAGARRENLEAKVFGGGNVLRGFIAINVGERNAQFVRGYLRAENIRIVAEDLNDIYPRKVYFFPRSGKVLVKKLKQLNNNTLVNREQDYASRLQTTPVSGDVELFG
- a CDS encoding methyl-accepting chemotaxis protein, whose amino-acid sequence is MLKNLTIKSRLVFVIGFLSLLLVSGGIIGLTSLHSANTSIRTMYETRLVPMGKLDFVARAIDTDRMAIAETMNGDPVVVVKKMEEAEKRIAEITKAWEAYLSGPLTADEKKLADKFNENLKKFIAEGLRPAIEAQRSSNVQMTMELMQGPMAQYYAPMQVSFDELIKLQQNVAKDEFENSQSVYSMVRNMSIAAILFGLAMAGFVGAWLIRAISVPLNEAVRVARSVAAGDLSQQIEVRSSDETGQLLQALKDMNDSLVNTIGQVRQGTETIGVASREIASGNADLSARTESQASSLEETASSMEELTSTVRQNAENARQANQLVVSASDHALKGGHVVGQVVETMGSIKESSRKIVDIIGVIDGIAFQTNILALNAAVEAARAGEQGRGFAVVAAEVRNLAQRSAGAAKEIKALIGDSVEKVDAGGKLVDEAGKTMDEIVTSVKRVADIMSEIAAASAEQSSGIEQVNQAVTQMDALTQQNAALVEEAAAAAESMQDQAVKLSQAVAVFKLRNAMPTASALQPAAVPATALPTPAANVRPTLSRTVSSPAIKPSPAAMSGNGDDWEEF
- a CDS encoding CheR family methyltransferase — encoded protein: MNSVRPIKSDAAKEFEFTARDFDRVRDLIYKRAGIALAESKQEMVYSRLARRLRATGIRSFQAYLDALENKGDDSEWEAFTNALTTNLTSFFREAHHFPILADHVRGRKEPISIWCCASSTGEEPYSIAMTLCEALGTMAPQAHIIATDIDTNVLNTASAGIYALDRLDKMEPDRARRFFLKGKGQQDGLVRVRSELREMVTFKQLNLLADSWPISGQFDAIFCRNVMIYFDKPTQSKILSRFVPLMKPDALLFAGHSENFLYVSDAFKLRGKTVYELDPHRAAGRQTPPRRLEKEL